A DNA window from Pseudoalteromonas rubra contains the following coding sequences:
- a CDS encoding RHS repeat-associated core domain-containing protein, which translates to MKNINKLLLTCMAVWSSAYSDDVVANQVETNCFLKNAYELPYKQNLKLTLTGNYEGYYYPEQGSDYTSFEGIKSLHKGNNKLYGWTSRILAESELPSGLRHAKKHYSVPRVVTSALAAGKYDLIVRMTTADHEEDDDPYSQIPTYIEYDHDCVVKLDIFNVTEPQISSTSPSSDTSIVQDEKLTVSFTAYDAGTDFASFNLYRNNLLITAKSCETSRDKKSKTCSRSYDKNTLNVGEHTFKAIVKDSRGYQTSKTRKITVLEKNSAPTISDFSVSPEFGAAGEAISVSFTVKDGDAQSYNKLSHVTLQRDSQDPVTVSQQDCALSGLGSKSCTLSFGTISGDNAQTSITLTVYDKKGANASNSGTVEFVPADLTVSSITVSPSTPFIDDIVTITANVNSGLDYLDTLQLCARRGGSFTQDAPCPSSSIISGACNKANGSCSATYNLGGSASSANFKVYAANRFGDTDESLRTVMPASYFGAALRVNVGPGTSHILGKPVPLVARIGAINKDSKSLKRIELRSGNTLLQSYSVNIALYRDRAVEHHFSWTPGVVRSNMPVSAVLYDDKNQSVSTSSVYLDIVYPDTPKPRLPKLVISPAGSGTYRVVASALLNTEQLNFSAHVNGSSRDVLPNAEIKSPGTDAEVEVDVSYADHTKTLSVCVLATNYLVSDGQPIPGTIKEADRQVCATESISHPKPTPDTPKFSALKSQVGGRYTVKWQQQNDGATNLFRLYRWNGLPIDRNLSNLLYEGTANQITIEKPEQGHVTYEIQACYDGSTCTAGQQFTVEHLPPYIQSASIEECGASRCLYVKGIGFSQSQTSLQVQLRQTAETYSYSNNLAIQHDGFKALVSDYVADKLIDGGAYLKVNNGVSKNDAPIYSSIVVDGSGSENGPDLLSRGFSFSENGILYAGSETGLNAYIVTDDQKFELKWSHKTPAGIADASKHSDVVAMPLIKSNTSMAHGGVYDDVYFGARNNRFYSIRHDITNTNESSKRVQWLFDTRGPIVAPAQLTKVYGEDTPVVYVGSLDEALYALNADNGEVYWHYLFPGSGGVVAQPQVSADGHVYVQTEKDVYVINPGLIKRNAMHWQGLGELGALLNQHFPQWQDSIENDAKLLRPEQRDEAIWTITELMFVLRDESPTKDQLNILSYLVTNDLLSIEEVARLILGSVTEDGVAIYSNSAMSNEAFTLAMIAKVKNISQQEARTVLVGGQGYGYWQGLLEQGMSRANLVLELLFYRSEQYDQLTLKTLNYFYDFCTTNEACSYSADDDGDGLSFEAELLLGTDPFDKEDGFQTPEINVLSQNFGNLTLGLSVSGPVEFYDLEMSANGQPYESESRVTASSSSKKAPNSDSTNYNMALHNGNYKFRARACISVAVNANTKTFCSPQYAETKQVYIQDSVVQSGINVHLPEGTAKEPTHDREALLQHARLTPTQGNFRVTENGSASYTVPIELPSGIAGVAPQVTLNYDSQAGSSNVALGWSIGAGGAISRCPQTFAQDGQFKPLTFTQSDRFCLGGQRLIPADVTGDFDDYNPLETYVLELDSQVTVAKIGTADSIEFLVKAKDGTLKRYGGAADSEIRLGNRSDRTLTWLLHSVYDNMQVEDTAIKYEYSDSVSGQVLGETEKVLTKVAYSGNSVEFNYRAGEIRRAGYVFNGLMSSERAELQSITVKNHFDRVLSHFVLGTETAANGLRLLTSVKQCDAANVCKLPIQFNYDAFSDSLSYTSSAKVYSLPYHREGKHALAAVLSVDSEGDGIPEIAVLERYEGKDYKLCLLKGGDRLDDASRFACTDFVRGDDEASVSVETFDYNNDGKQELFVNMKKDYDSNYGRDYFAVYELVGQTLQRVDITDLFLPSDSASQERERALYFKEPQFADMNGDGYSDIVYKLDSSESAYVRHYDPVKKQFATPLGLKLFSTDDWLGAVSEEDGEWFLTDMNADGLADIVSLKCAGGSKCDDKQSNSVYVFYNHGIEGTGTNQVQRFRAKSIVSSKKVRSLQLNDANADGLVDLLFLDVSEWDEYKGDQTGSWQLWINKSQSEPMFEHNFTYDVDLDLSDRSEIHKDVTTPTAIDVDRNGKPDLFFRGKLDTNWTHYEWSPKNNTLEQVDKFVLPTATLQSLAGDYLTTFDFDYDGNNDLLFKNGGSIEIRYDNSMLPTSGLLRTVTQGYGSVTAIDYASMTDPSVYEGNVTLFTQDENVKRSDLKVSKYIAPLQLVSEVTTDSPNSNNVGTVSVDYFYEGARAQFGGRGMLGFQSLTTTTYKQEQLTDEQYAIVTTTRYLQHFPFTGMPLSTDKYFKKAGEADSIISTNRYLSRAYNTYKYVEIEHRGGKAYQALLQNARECDARLNSNYTISGYGCSETDMTYDEDNNANLIESVVTKFNVSAAGSHTFVRSGSGGTALSKVTTTNEYTGTAQAKRFGRITKATATHADGSGNNGISKTSAFVYYGASDTHPYMLKQEIIAPGGSCDAQLTKTYVYDDVGNIKRTETSNDSDQCAIEDKQTRVTEHVYDADGRYLRYSLQNVDAAPADLSAGLENSGALVAKSAEILVRNGHGAPTRILSPGGVYTYKLYDTFGSAIGQYQTTGAHSYTYLSECTELQCSVKSQRYVNGELLETQYLDKAGRPYKSIVPSVKGSTLEMKNFYDKYGRLLHTEAHKAEPVKTYHDIFDRVQKVVDENSGMTTATTFNGLESTTTIRGHIGDESDASQSTTTTKNTLGQVVQVTDSMGNTLTYTYDVMGNQDTVSSSADNGRVLVDNEYNALGRRIELKDADRGTWTYTYNAFGELTSQTDARKVTQYFTYDLLGRKTHQSQVLGAEPGGKDSAAYLQTERLSEGDSVWEYGQSPANVHQLISASQGQDWRQFYFYDNFGRAVATLTSLERASACDKNDVELDTNHYDLRIKVSDPDNLPAIADPLTSLCVIQQQAYDAHGRLAFQFDDYRRMNNGGEDKYIEARGVKNTYQYGQLFERREAREGSRGRIYYQVKSLNTRGQVSQYIKGGKTMAITYDPVTGDLTHISGEGELEAVQSDSYAFDGLGNLINRTLTGFELETFGYDDLNRVTHINGTQQFEYDSNGNLTKIGKWHQQYGQHGAALHALTSRSNFVSDDGNGVPIILPPPPPKFDTWGSEEAKSPLMENRFSASLSSASVSDDVRVTESYFYDANGNQTRMKRGLSTIRTLKYSTRNKVKEIEGRNETVIFDYDINNRRYKRVDGNQTVYYVGALELTTKSGNDKQAYIKRYVGNDATIKYTSGDEQAQGSTIQWLFTDHQGSIVAITDQYFNVVKRMSYDVFGQLRTSESETEKAAKAVGLHPDLAFLFDISDNTRGYTGHEPVSVDGESRIIHMNGRIYDALTGRFMQPDPITQAPGNLQNYNTFSYVYNNPLSYTDPSGYVIKPLKKLTRNIIRASAKVFGKDLTHIAGSVASAFCGPGAPACSAAWNYEYNRAMGVPSEYARESAYIAYMSATVLNAIGSNFSKMGAQNVDDVVFNGAQYSNYIDFGGNLLTSGQVAGQITAHAMIGGISSVMAGGKFGHGFFSAGVTKGAGGAYLPGGSDLTVGQVAQGTVISAVIGGTASVVSGGKFSNGARFAAMQYLYNQAKDVDYGKIWDDATRTLGEYWSGVYEQEYKAAQEVLGTENLHRLSQGAAGVAEITGAVAICGSTSGIGCAAGGGLMFMHGASNLYEAMSGRNPMAHAYGGFGADPEFGKKAFIIIDAGMAGASGVNTLRIGTPYSPAGSLNRAEKLWIGNDAYQVYKGVFGN; encoded by the coding sequence ATGAAAAATATAAACAAACTATTGCTCACTTGCATGGCTGTTTGGTCATCGGCTTATTCTGACGATGTTGTTGCCAATCAAGTTGAGACTAACTGCTTCTTAAAAAACGCCTATGAACTGCCTTACAAGCAAAACCTCAAACTGACTCTAACAGGGAATTACGAGGGATATTACTATCCTGAACAAGGCAGTGACTACACGAGTTTTGAAGGTATCAAATCCCTGCATAAAGGGAACAATAAATTATATGGGTGGACTTCACGGATCTTAGCTGAAAGTGAATTACCCAGTGGGTTAAGGCATGCTAAAAAACACTACAGTGTGCCCAGGGTTGTTACTTCGGCGCTTGCTGCCGGGAAATATGATCTCATCGTGCGCATGACAACAGCAGATCATGAAGAAGATGATGATCCATACAGCCAGATACCTACCTATATAGAGTACGATCATGATTGTGTTGTCAAACTCGATATCTTCAATGTTACTGAACCGCAAATCAGCAGCACGAGCCCATCTAGCGATACGTCCATTGTTCAGGATGAGAAGCTTACCGTTAGCTTTACCGCTTATGATGCAGGCACTGACTTCGCTTCATTCAACTTATACCGCAATAACTTACTTATCACGGCTAAAAGCTGTGAAACCTCTCGTGACAAGAAGTCAAAAACATGTTCTAGGTCTTATGATAAAAACACGCTTAATGTGGGTGAGCACACCTTCAAAGCGATTGTAAAGGATAGCCGGGGCTATCAAACCAGTAAGACGCGCAAAATTACTGTACTGGAGAAAAACTCCGCTCCCACTATCAGTGACTTTTCTGTTTCACCAGAGTTTGGCGCGGCCGGGGAAGCGATATCGGTAAGCTTCACTGTAAAAGATGGTGACGCGCAAAGTTATAACAAGTTATCACATGTAACGCTGCAACGAGACAGTCAGGACCCTGTGACGGTTTCGCAACAAGACTGCGCGCTCTCTGGGCTTGGCAGTAAAAGCTGTACGCTGAGTTTTGGCACCATCAGCGGCGATAATGCACAAACCAGTATTACACTGACGGTATACGACAAAAAGGGAGCCAATGCCAGCAACAGCGGCACCGTTGAGTTCGTGCCAGCAGATCTGACAGTTTCTTCAATTACTGTTTCACCAAGCACACCGTTTATTGATGATATCGTGACGATCACAGCTAATGTGAACAGTGGCCTGGATTACCTGGATACATTGCAGTTGTGCGCAAGAAGAGGGGGGAGTTTTACTCAAGATGCCCCTTGCCCATCTAGCTCCATCATCAGTGGTGCTTGTAACAAAGCAAACGGTAGTTGTTCTGCAACGTATAATCTGGGAGGGAGCGCTTCCTCTGCTAACTTCAAAGTCTATGCGGCTAACCGGTTCGGTGATACGGACGAATCTCTACGCACAGTGATGCCTGCGAGTTATTTTGGTGCAGCGCTGCGTGTTAACGTTGGCCCAGGCACCAGTCATATCCTTGGTAAACCAGTGCCATTGGTAGCGCGCATCGGGGCGATTAATAAGGATTCAAAATCGTTAAAGCGGATTGAGCTCAGGTCTGGAAATACGCTGCTGCAGTCCTATTCAGTCAACATAGCACTTTACCGGGATAGAGCTGTAGAACATCATTTTTCGTGGACACCGGGAGTGGTTCGTTCAAATATGCCGGTATCTGCGGTGTTATACGATGATAAGAATCAGTCGGTTTCCACGTCGTCTGTTTATTTAGACATAGTGTATCCGGACACGCCTAAACCAAGGTTGCCCAAGCTTGTTATCAGCCCTGCCGGTTCAGGCACCTATCGGGTTGTGGCAAGCGCGCTGTTAAACACAGAGCAGCTGAACTTTTCAGCCCATGTGAACGGCTCATCCAGAGACGTTTTACCAAATGCAGAGATTAAATCGCCAGGTACTGACGCAGAAGTTGAAGTCGACGTTAGTTATGCCGACCACACTAAAACACTCAGTGTGTGCGTACTTGCGACCAATTATCTGGTGTCAGACGGGCAGCCGATCCCAGGTACAATCAAAGAAGCCGATCGACAAGTCTGTGCAACAGAGTCGATCTCGCATCCAAAGCCAACACCTGATACACCTAAATTCAGCGCACTCAAGTCGCAGGTGGGTGGCCGTTATACCGTAAAGTGGCAGCAGCAAAATGACGGGGCAACGAACTTGTTCAGGCTATACCGCTGGAATGGTCTGCCGATTGATCGCAATTTGTCAAATCTGCTCTACGAGGGCACTGCGAACCAGATAACGATTGAAAAGCCCGAGCAGGGCCACGTAACCTATGAAATTCAAGCTTGTTATGATGGCAGTACGTGTACAGCCGGTCAGCAGTTTACTGTAGAGCATCTGCCTCCTTATATTCAATCTGCGAGTATTGAGGAGTGTGGTGCGAGTCGCTGCTTATATGTAAAAGGGATTGGCTTTTCGCAATCACAAACTTCGCTTCAGGTACAACTGCGCCAAACCGCTGAAACCTACAGTTATTCTAACAATCTGGCTATCCAGCATGACGGATTTAAAGCGTTGGTGTCCGACTATGTCGCCGATAAGTTGATTGACGGTGGTGCCTATTTAAAAGTGAATAACGGTGTCAGTAAAAACGACGCACCTATTTATTCCAGTATTGTCGTTGATGGCTCTGGCTCAGAAAACGGTCCTGATCTGCTTTCGAGAGGGTTTTCATTCAGCGAAAATGGCATTTTGTATGCGGGATCAGAGACTGGTCTGAATGCGTACATAGTGACGGACGACCAAAAGTTCGAGCTGAAGTGGAGCCATAAAACACCGGCTGGCATCGCTGATGCTTCAAAACACAGTGATGTCGTGGCCATGCCGCTTATCAAGAGTAATACCTCGATGGCCCATGGTGGAGTCTATGATGATGTTTACTTTGGTGCGCGAAACAATCGTTTCTATAGCATCCGGCACGATATTACGAATACGAATGAGTCAAGCAAGCGTGTCCAATGGTTGTTTGATACGCGCGGACCCATTGTTGCTCCAGCCCAGTTGACTAAGGTCTATGGAGAAGATACGCCGGTCGTTTATGTCGGCTCTCTGGACGAAGCACTGTATGCTCTGAACGCAGACAACGGTGAGGTCTATTGGCATTATTTATTCCCCGGTTCCGGTGGGGTTGTTGCGCAGCCTCAGGTTTCTGCTGATGGACATGTGTATGTTCAAACTGAGAAAGACGTATACGTAATTAATCCTGGGTTGATAAAACGTAATGCCATGCATTGGCAGGGGTTAGGGGAGCTGGGAGCGTTATTGAACCAACATTTCCCACAGTGGCAAGACTCCATTGAAAATGATGCAAAGTTGTTGCGCCCTGAACAAAGGGATGAAGCTATCTGGACGATCACAGAGCTTATGTTTGTGCTCAGAGATGAGTCTCCAACAAAAGATCAGCTGAATATTCTGAGCTACCTGGTGACTAACGATCTATTGTCCATCGAAGAAGTGGCACGCTTGATTTTAGGCAGTGTTACAGAAGATGGTGTTGCGATTTACAGCAACAGCGCTATGTCAAATGAAGCCTTTACGTTGGCCATGATAGCGAAAGTGAAAAATATCTCCCAACAAGAAGCCAGAACGGTATTGGTGGGCGGGCAAGGTTATGGTTACTGGCAGGGCTTACTTGAACAGGGCATGTCCAGAGCAAACCTTGTTCTTGAGCTGTTGTTTTACCGCAGTGAACAGTATGACCAGCTAACGCTGAAAACACTCAACTATTTTTATGATTTCTGTACAACTAATGAAGCGTGTAGCTACAGTGCGGATGATGATGGTGACGGACTCAGCTTCGAGGCTGAATTGCTGCTGGGAACGGATCCATTCGACAAAGAAGATGGCTTTCAAACACCCGAGATAAATGTGCTTAGTCAGAACTTTGGTAACCTGACTTTAGGGCTTTCAGTGTCAGGCCCGGTTGAATTTTATGACCTTGAAATGAGTGCAAACGGTCAGCCTTATGAGTCTGAATCCAGAGTTACTGCAAGTAGTAGCAGTAAAAAAGCCCCTAATTCAGACAGCACGAACTACAATATGGCCTTGCATAATGGTAACTATAAGTTCCGGGCTCGTGCGTGCATCTCTGTTGCAGTGAATGCCAATACCAAAACCTTCTGTAGCCCGCAATATGCTGAGACCAAGCAGGTCTACATTCAGGATAGTGTGGTACAGTCCGGTATCAATGTTCACCTGCCTGAAGGTACAGCAAAAGAGCCGACGCATGACCGAGAGGCGCTCTTGCAGCACGCACGTCTTACGCCAACGCAAGGTAACTTCAGGGTAACGGAAAACGGCAGTGCCAGTTATACCGTACCGATTGAATTGCCATCCGGTATAGCAGGGGTCGCACCACAAGTAACGCTAAACTACGATTCTCAGGCTGGCAGCTCTAATGTGGCGCTGGGCTGGTCTATTGGAGCGGGTGGCGCAATTTCTCGCTGTCCACAAACGTTTGCACAGGATGGCCAGTTTAAGCCGCTAACCTTCACACAGAGCGACCGCTTCTGTTTGGGTGGACAAAGGCTTATCCCCGCGGATGTGACAGGTGACTTTGATGATTACAACCCCCTGGAGACCTATGTGCTTGAGCTGGATTCTCAGGTCACGGTTGCAAAAATCGGCACCGCAGACAGCATAGAGTTTCTTGTGAAAGCGAAAGACGGCACCCTGAAGCGCTACGGTGGGGCGGCCGACAGTGAAATTCGATTGGGTAACAGAAGCGACAGAACATTAACCTGGTTACTGCATTCTGTGTACGACAACATGCAAGTCGAAGACACTGCCATCAAATATGAATACAGTGACTCTGTCTCTGGTCAGGTGCTGGGTGAAACAGAAAAAGTCCTGACTAAGGTAGCCTACAGTGGTAACAGTGTTGAGTTTAATTATCGAGCCGGTGAGATACGCAGAGCTGGCTACGTCTTTAACGGGCTTATGTCATCTGAGCGTGCCGAGCTGCAAAGCATCACAGTCAAAAACCACTTTGACAGAGTGTTGTCTCACTTTGTATTAGGTACGGAAACAGCCGCAAATGGCCTGCGTTTGCTGACTTCTGTGAAGCAGTGTGATGCTGCTAATGTTTGTAAACTACCGATCCAGTTTAACTATGACGCTTTCTCTGATTCTTTGTCTTACACGTCTAGTGCTAAGGTATACAGTCTGCCTTATCACAGAGAAGGGAAACATGCACTGGCGGCGGTATTAAGTGTCGACAGCGAAGGGGATGGTATACCTGAAATCGCGGTACTCGAGCGTTACGAAGGTAAAGACTACAAGCTATGTTTGCTTAAAGGTGGTGACAGACTCGATGACGCTTCTCGCTTTGCCTGTACGGACTTTGTTCGCGGTGATGATGAGGCAAGTGTTTCTGTTGAGACCTTTGATTACAACAACGATGGAAAGCAAGAGCTGTTCGTCAACATGAAAAAGGACTATGACAGCAACTACGGACGTGACTACTTTGCTGTCTATGAGCTGGTTGGCCAGACCCTGCAACGCGTGGATATCACCGACTTATTTTTGCCATCTGACAGCGCGTCACAGGAAAGAGAGCGTGCACTGTACTTTAAAGAGCCTCAGTTTGCAGACATGAATGGCGATGGGTACAGCGATATTGTCTATAAGCTGGATAGTTCAGAATCCGCCTATGTGCGCCATTATGATCCTGTTAAAAAACAGTTTGCTACACCGTTAGGATTAAAGCTCTTCAGCACTGATGATTGGCTTGGCGCAGTGAGTGAAGAGGATGGAGAGTGGTTCCTGACAGATATGAATGCCGATGGTCTGGCTGATATTGTGTCGTTGAAATGTGCTGGTGGTTCTAAATGTGATGACAAGCAGTCAAACAGTGTCTATGTGTTTTACAACCATGGTATAGAGGGCACAGGCACTAACCAGGTACAGCGTTTCAGAGCAAAATCAATTGTCTCCTCTAAAAAAGTGCGCTCGCTACAGCTTAACGATGCCAATGCTGATGGCCTCGTCGATCTGTTATTTTTGGATGTTAGCGAGTGGGATGAGTACAAAGGCGATCAGACAGGTAGCTGGCAGTTGTGGATCAACAAATCTCAGTCTGAGCCTATGTTTGAGCATAACTTTACGTACGATGTTGATCTTGATTTGAGCGATCGTAGTGAAATCCACAAAGATGTCACTACACCCACAGCCATTGATGTGGACCGAAATGGTAAACCAGACCTGTTCTTCCGGGGCAAGCTAGATACCAACTGGACACATTATGAGTGGTCACCAAAAAACAATACGCTGGAGCAGGTCGACAAGTTTGTGCTTCCAACTGCGACTTTACAGTCTCTGGCTGGTGACTATCTGACAACCTTCGACTTCGACTATGATGGCAACAATGATCTGCTATTCAAAAATGGTGGTTCTATTGAAATCCGCTACGATAACAGCATGCTGCCAACCAGTGGCCTATTGAGGACGGTTACACAAGGGTACGGTAGCGTAACTGCAATTGACTATGCCTCCATGACTGATCCAAGCGTATATGAGGGCAACGTAACCTTGTTTACGCAAGATGAAAACGTAAAACGTTCTGATCTTAAGGTGAGCAAGTATATAGCGCCATTGCAGCTGGTCAGCGAGGTCACAACGGACAGCCCGAACAGTAATAATGTTGGTACGGTTTCTGTCGATTACTTTTATGAAGGTGCACGGGCGCAATTTGGTGGGCGCGGTATGCTGGGCTTTCAGTCTCTGACTACAACCACCTATAAACAAGAACAGCTGACAGATGAACAATATGCCATTGTTACAACAACGCGTTATTTGCAGCACTTCCCGTTCACAGGCATGCCTTTATCGACTGACAAATACTTCAAAAAAGCGGGCGAAGCGGATTCGATTATTTCAACAAACCGATATCTGAGCCGGGCTTACAATACATACAAGTATGTTGAAATCGAACATCGTGGTGGTAAGGCGTATCAGGCCCTGCTGCAAAATGCCCGTGAATGTGATGCGCGATTAAATAGCAATTATACAATCAGTGGTTATGGATGTAGTGAAACGGACATGACCTATGATGAGGATAACAATGCGAATCTGATCGAGTCTGTTGTCACTAAATTCAATGTCAGTGCTGCGGGTAGTCATACTTTCGTTCGTTCTGGTAGTGGTGGAACAGCACTGTCTAAAGTCACCACCACCAATGAATATACCGGCACGGCACAAGCCAAACGCTTTGGCCGGATCACTAAGGCAACAGCAACACATGCGGATGGTAGCGGTAATAACGGCATTAGCAAGACATCAGCGTTTGTGTATTACGGTGCAAGTGACACACATCCGTACATGCTTAAGCAGGAAATCATTGCCCCGGGCGGGAGCTGTGATGCGCAATTGACCAAAACGTATGTCTATGATGACGTGGGGAATATCAAACGTACTGAGACAAGTAACGACAGTGATCAATGTGCGATTGAAGACAAGCAAACGCGAGTGACCGAGCATGTGTATGATGCGGATGGTCGTTACCTGCGTTATAGCTTGCAAAATGTGGATGCCGCTCCCGCTGACTTGAGTGCCGGGCTGGAAAACTCAGGCGCTCTGGTAGCAAAAAGTGCAGAAATCCTGGTCCGTAACGGACATGGTGCACCGACTCGTATTCTTTCTCCGGGCGGGGTATATACCTATAAGCTGTATGATACGTTTGGCAGTGCCATTGGCCAGTATCAGACGACTGGTGCGCATAGTTATACTTATCTGAGTGAATGTACTGAGCTCCAGTGTTCAGTGAAGTCACAGCGTTACGTTAACGGTGAGTTGCTCGAAACACAGTATCTGGATAAAGCCGGCAGACCTTATAAATCGATTGTACCCAGTGTGAAAGGTAGCACACTGGAAATGAAGAACTTCTATGACAAATACGGCAGATTGCTTCACACTGAGGCCCATAAGGCTGAGCCGGTAAAAACCTACCATGATATTTTTGATCGGGTTCAGAAAGTCGTAGATGAAAACTCCGGCATGACAACGGCAACGACGTTCAATGGGTTGGAATCGACAACCACGATCCGTGGTCATATTGGCGATGAATCTGATGCTTCACAATCGACGACGACGACCAAGAATACACTGGGTCAGGTCGTTCAGGTCACTGACAGTATGGGTAACACGCTTACCTATACTTATGATGTGATGGGCAATCAGGATACCGTTTCTTCGTCAGCGGATAATGGTCGTGTCCTGGTAGACAATGAGTACAATGCGCTTGGTCGCAGAATTGAGCTGAAAGATGCTGACAGAGGCACCTGGACATACACGTATAATGCGTTCGGTGAGCTTACAAGCCAGACTGATGCGCGTAAGGTCACTCAGTACTTTACCTATGATTTACTGGGTCGTAAAACACATCAGAGTCAGGTACTAGGGGCGGAGCCCGGCGGTAAGGACAGTGCGGCTTATCTGCAAACTGAACGACTTTCAGAAGGGGACAGCGTCTGGGAATACGGTCAAAGCCCCGCTAATGTGCATCAGTTAATTTCTGCTTCTCAGGGGCAGGACTGGCGTCAGTTTTATTTCTACGATAATTTTGGCCGCGCGGTTGCGACCCTGACATCGCTCGAGCGCGCAAGTGCTTGTGATAAAAACGATGTTGAGCTGGATACCAACCACTATGATTTACGTATCAAAGTATCAGATCCGGACAACTTACCGGCTATAGCTGATCCTTTAACTTCATTGTGTGTCATTCAGCAGCAAGCCTATGATGCTCATGGCAGACTAGCCTTCCAGTTTGATGACTACCGCCGTATGAATAACGGTGGGGAAGACAAATATATTGAAGCCAGAGGTGTGAAAAATACCTATCAATATGGTCAGTTGTTTGAGCGAAGGGAAGCTCGTGAAGGAAGCAGAGGACGTATCTACTACCAGGTTAAGTCCTTAAATACACGCGGACAGGTGAGCCAGTACATCAAAGGTGGTAAGACGATGGCAATCACCTATGACCCTGTTACCGGAGATCTGACTCATATTTCAGGTGAAGGAGAGCTTGAGGCCGTCCAGTCAGACAGTTATGCCTTTGATGGTCTGGGTAACCTGATCAATCGCACCCTGACCGGGTTTGAGCTGGAAACGTTTGGCTATGATGATCTCAATCGGGTGACGCATATCAATGGTACACAACAGTTTGAATACGATAGCAATGGTAACCTCACAAAAATAGGGAAATGGCATCAGCAATACGGGCAACATGGTGCAGCCCTCCATGCGCTAACTTCCAGAAGTAACTTTGTGAGTGATGATGGTAATGGCGTGCCTATCATTCTTCCGCCACCACCTCCAAAGTTTGATACCTGGGGTAGTGAGGAAGCAAAGAGTCCGTTGATGGAGAATCGTTTTTCTGCCTCGCTTAGTAGTGCCAGTGTGAGTGATGATGTACGTGTAACAGAGTCTTATTTCTACGATGCTAACGGTAACCAGACGCGCATGAAGCGTGGTTTATCCACGATAAGGACCCTGAAATACAGCACCCGTAACAAAGTGAAGGAAATCGAAGGCCGTAATGAAACCGTGATCTTCGACTACGACATTAACAACCGCCGCTATAAGCGGGTGGATGGCAATCAGACTGTTTACTATGTGGGTGCGCTGGAGTTAACGACCAAATCGGGCAATGACAAGCAGGCTTACATTAAGCGTTATGTGGGTAATGACGCGACGATAAAGTACACCTCGGGCGATGAACAAGCTCAGGGAAGCACGATACAGTGGCTGTTTACAGACCATCAGGGATCGATTGTGGCCATTACTGATCAGTATTTTAATGTTGTAAAGCGGATGAGCTACGACGTGTTTGGCCAGTTGCGTACCTCAGAATCTGAAACGGAAAAAGCTGCGAAGGCGGTTGGGTTGCACCCTGATCTGGCGTTCCTGTTTGATATTTCTGACAACACCCGCGGTTATACCGGCCATGAGCCAGTCTCGGTTGACGGTGAAAGCCGCATCATACATATGAATGGTCGTATTTATGACGCACTCACCGGGCGTTTTATGCAGCCGGATCCAATTACGCAGGCACCGGGCAATTTGCAAAACTACAATACCTTTAGTTATGTGTATAACAATCCGCTGTCTTACACCGACCCGAGTGGTTATGTTATTAAGCCACTGAAAAAGCTGACGCGAAATATCATTCGTGCTTCTGCTAAGGTGTTTGGTAAAGATTTAACGCATATTGCGGGTTCTGTTGCATCGGCATTCTGCGGGCCAGGTGCACCAGCCTGTTCAGCAGCTTGGAACTATGAATATAACCGGGCGATGGGCGTCCCATCTGAATATGCCAGAGAGTCTGCTTATATTGCCTATATGAGCGCGACTGTATTGAATGCAATTGGCTCCAACTTCTCTAAGATGGGAGCACAAAACGTAGATGACGTGGTCTTTAATGGTGCTCAATATTCTAATTACATCGACTTTGGTGGAAATTTACTGACATCCGGTCAGGTTGCAGGTCAAATCACGGCACATGCTATGATTGGAGGGATATCTTCCGTCATGGCAGGCGGTAAATTTGGCCATGGTTTCTTTAGTGCTGGCGTAACGAAAGGAGCTGGTGGCGCTTACTTGCCAGGGGGCAGTGATCTGACAGTTGGTCAGGTTGCACAGGGCACCGTTATTTCAGCTGTTATTGGCGGCACTGCGTCCGTTGTGTCAGGTGGCAAGTTCTCTAATGGTGCGCGTTTTGCTGCTATGCAGTACTTGTATAATCAGGCTAAAGACGTGGATTACGGAAAAATCTGGGATGATGCTACTCGTACGTTGGGAGAGTATTGGAGTGGCGTGTATGAGCAAGAGTATAAGGCTGCTCAAGAAGTTTTAGGTACTGAAAACCTTCACAGGCTATCTCAAGGAGCGGCAGGAGTTGCTGAAATAACTGGTGCGGTTGCCATTTGTGGCTCGACTAGTGGGATAGGTTGTGCTGCTGGAGGGGGTCTTATGTTTATGCATGGCGCGTCTAATCTGTATGAAGCTATGAGTGGACGTAATCCAATGGCGCATGCATACGGTGGTTTTGGAGCAGACCCTGAGTTTGGAAAAAAGGCATTTATCATTATTGATGCAGGCATGGCAGGAGCAAGTGGTGTGAACACTCTTCGTATTGGAACTCCATATTCACCAGCCGGCTCCCTGAATCGTGCAGAAAAACTGTGGATCGGTAATGATGCTTACCAGGTCTATAAAGGTGTGTTTGGTAACTAA